One genomic region from Anguilla rostrata isolate EN2019 chromosome 2, ASM1855537v3, whole genome shotgun sequence encodes:
- the LOC135243963 gene encoding ras and Rab interactor 2-like isoform X2, whose amino-acid sequence MAADPLTEPGRLDRSGSFFKLIDSFALEIGELKQEMVQTAAPSDRGPDAEVLQGLEGEVSGVYLQSPPCTGSVGVRDSGYDSLRRRMSVLDRLTQTHPVWLLLSLSDEEAARILLRQPPGMFLVRKSSKLQRKVLSLRVDDASGPPVCDFPMKESQYTFSLEGSGISFADLFRLVAFYCISRDVLPFTLRIPEAIAAAKTQADLEEVAQLGAVFWDSPLCSRRRSSGSLPRTAVQGNVQLRRPPEGQTPPHPPPTAPRPRTPSQSSGALCFVNPLFLQAHRGEGDPRPAGPPGAVAVTPGNSSASSGGSQTVRKLRPPPPRPPPPRTLPRRPPPPPKQRSMPEATGWARHQPENHQQQEQQPQNQQQQQQPQNQEQQQQPLQTRRSFMGSKLSGRSSSSSSASSSPPKKVSAPIPVPPPRMKKQVSAPDLDGHRCQIALEDQTIEQALSRSRAKVLLRVPAVDHGSPSPPGGGGTELRRAGGEGEGEEEEEGRGGGRGQRLSDMSISTSSSDSLDFTHGFSLPEPDPAGRRDSSEEEDEEEEEDYGVSVESDQEGLHPHPPFNKSFRKRRGGGGGGGVGGSPAFILPQALKGHLRKMSGVFNSFMTPERRAVRRIAELSRDKGSYFGCLVRDYVGFLQENAGCHTSGLDLLQTLRQFVTQMKAYLCQSSELDPPIESLIPEDQIDQVLEKAMHKCVLKPLKGVVDAALRDFQVSSGAWQQLRENLALAKAKRPQELGVDGALPPDPVAIEKIRHKFHNMCKMYSPEKKVTLLLRVCKLIYTIMEDNSGRMYGADDFLPMLTYVLAQCDMPQLDAEIQYMMELLDPSLLHGEGGYYLTSAYGAMSLIRNFQEEQAARVLSSETRDTLHQWHRRRTAQRTIPSVDDFQTTGLLNDC is encoded by the exons ATGGCTGCCGACCCACTGACCGAGCCCGGCAGACTGGACAGGAGCGGCAGCTTCTTTAAG CTGATCGACTCGTTCGCCTTGGAGATCGGGGAGCTGAAGCAGGAGATGGTGCAGACGGCCGCGCCCTCGGACCGGGGCCCGGACGCCGAGGTCCTGCAGGG gttggAGGGGGAGGTGAGCGGGGTGTACCTGCAGTCCCCCCCCTGCACGGGCTCGGTGGGGGTGCGGGACTCCGGGTACGACTCCCTGCGCAGACGCATGAGCGTGCTGGACCGGCTGACGCAGACGCACCCCGTCTGGCTGCTGCTGTCGCTAAGCGACGAGGAGGCTGCCCGGATACTGCTGCGGCAGCCGCCGGGG atgtttttggTGAGGAAGTCGTCCAAGCTTCAGAGGAAGGTGCTTTCCCTGCGCGTCGACGATGCGTCTGGGCCTCCAGTCTGCGACTTCCCCATGAAGGAGAGCCAGTACA CATTCTCTCTGGAGGGTTCTGGCATCAGCTTCGCGGACCTCTTTCGCCTGGTGGCCTTCTACTGCATCAGCAG ggacgTCCTGCCTTTCACCTTGAGGATTCCGGAAGCCATCGCTGCGGCCAAGACCCAGGCGGACCTGGAGGAGGTGGCCCAGCTGGGCGCAG TGTTTTGGGACTCCCCCCTGTGCAGCCGGAGGAGGAGCTCAGGGTCCCTGCCCCGCACGGCGGTCCAGGGCAACGTACAGCTGAGACGCCCGCCGGAGGGACAgacgcccccccatcccccccccacggccccgCGGCCCCGCACCCCGTCCCAGTCCAGCGGGGCGCTCTGCTTCGTCAACCCCCTCTTCCTGCAGGCCCACCGCGGCGAGGGGGACCCCAGACCGGCGGGGCCGCCCGGCGCAGTCGCCGTCACCCCCGGCAACAGCAGCGCCAGCAGCGGCGGGAGCCAAACCGTCAGGAAGCtgcgcccccctccaccccgcccgccgcccccccgcacGCTACCCCGccggccgccccccccgcccaagcAGAGGAGCATGCCTGAAGCGACCGGCTGGGCCAGGCACCAGCCCGAAAATCACCAGCAACAAGAGCAGCAGCCACAAaatcagcagcaacagcaacagccacaaaaccaggagcagcagcagcagcccctaCAAACACGCCGAAGCTTCATGGGCTCCAAGCTCAGCggccgctcctcttcctcatcctccgcCTCGTCCTCCCCGCCCAAAAAGGTCAGCGCGCCCATCCCGGTGCCCCCGCCCCGCATGAAGAAGCAGGTGAGCGCCCCCGACCTGGACGGGCACCGCTGCCAGATCGCCCTGGAGGACCAGACCATCGAGCAGGCCCTGTCCCGCAGCCGGGCCAAGGTGCTCCTCAGGGTCCCCGCCGTGGACCACggcagccccagcccccccggggggggcgggacggagCTGCGGAGagcgggcggggagggggagggggaggaggaggaggagggccggggcgggggccggggccaGAGGCTCAGCGACATGAgcatctccacctcctcctccgacTCGCTGGACTTCACCCACGGCTTCTCCCTGCCGGAACCCGACCCGGCCGGCCGCCGCGACAGcagcgaggaagaggacgaggaagaggaggaggactaCGGCGTGAGCGTGGAGAGCGACCAGGAGgggctccacccccacccccccttcaacAAGTCCTTCAGGaagcggcgcggcggcggcggcggcggcggcgtcggcggCAGCCCCGCCTTCATCCTGCCGCAGGCGCTGAAGGGCCACCTGCGCAAGATGAGCGGCGTCTTCAACTCCTTCATGACGCCGGAGAGGCGGGCGGTGCGCCGCATCGCCGAGCTGTCCCGGGACAAGGGCTCCTACTTCGGCTGCCTGGTGCGGGACTACGTGGGCTTCCTGCAGGAGAACGCGGGATGTCACACCTCCGGCCTGGACCTGCTGCAGACGCTGCGCCAGTTCGTCACGCAGATGAAGGCCTACCTGTGCCAGAGCTCCGAGCTGGACCCGCCCATCGAGTCCCTCATCCCCGAGGACCAGATCG accagGTGCTGGAGAAGGCCATGCACAAGTGCGTGCTGAAGCCGCTGAAGGGCGTGGTGGACGCGGCTCTGCGGGACTTCCAGGTGAGCAGCGGGGCGTGGCAGCAGCTGCGGGAGAACCTGGCGCTGGCCAAGGCCAAGCGGCCGCAGGAGCTGGGCGTGGACGGCGCCCTCCCGCCCGACCCCGTCGCCATCGAGAAGATCCGCCACAAGTTCCACAACATGTGCAAGATGTACTCGCCCGAGAAGAAGGTCACGCTGCTCCTCCGGGTCTGCAAGCTCATCTACACCATCATGGAGGACAACTCAG GGAGGATGTACGGGGCGGATGACTTCCTGCCCATGCTGACCTACGTCCTGGCGCAGTGCGACATGCCTCAGCTGGACGCTGAGATCCAGTACATGATGGAGCTGCTGGATCCGTCTCTGCTGCATGGAGAAG